A single window of Agromyces aureus DNA harbors:
- a CDS encoding cytochrome c has product MNRQKRRTGRRHPLATVALLAIGLIFTGGAYAALSAGTTAQAETDLTSQQTIDEGKKLFQANCATCHGLSAQGTETGPSLVGVGAASVDFQVGTGRMPMQMQGPQAQVKPVQFTDEQILQLAAYVASLGPGPSIPPAHLVDGGGDAANGAELFRINCAMCHNVAGAGGALTEGKFAPALTETSGVHIYEAMVTGPQNMPVFSDMNISPEDKRDIITYLKYVQDNRSPGGFELGSLGPVAEGLFIWIFGLGAIVAITVWITAKSN; this is encoded by the coding sequence ATGAACCGCCAGAAGCGACGTACCGGCCGCAGGCACCCGCTCGCCACGGTCGCATTGCTCGCGATCGGTCTCATCTTCACGGGCGGCGCCTACGCGGCCCTGAGCGCGGGCACGACCGCGCAGGCCGAGACCGACCTGACCTCGCAGCAGACGATCGACGAGGGCAAGAAGCTCTTCCAGGCGAACTGCGCGACCTGCCACGGTCTCTCGGCCCAGGGCACCGAGACCGGCCCGAGCCTCGTCGGCGTGGGTGCCGCCTCGGTCGACTTCCAGGTCGGCACCGGCCGCATGCCCATGCAGATGCAGGGGCCGCAGGCGCAGGTCAAGCCCGTGCAGTTCACCGACGAGCAGATCCTGCAGCTCGCGGCGTACGTCGCCTCGCTCGGCCCCGGCCCGTCGATCCCGCCCGCGCACCTCGTCGACGGCGGCGGCGACGCCGCGAACGGCGCTGAGCTCTTCCGCATCAACTGCGCGATGTGCCACAACGTGGCCGGCGCCGGTGGCGCGCTCACCGAGGGCAAGTTCGCTCCCGCCCTCACCGAGACCAGCGGCGTGCACATCTACGAGGCGATGGTCACCGGCCCGCAGAACATGCCCGTCTTCAGCGATATGAACATCTCGCCCGAAGACAAGCGCGACATCATCACGTACCTCAAGTACGTCCAGGACAACCGGTCTCCCGGCGGATTCGAGCTCGGCTCGCTCGGCCCCGTTGCCGAGGGTCTGTTCATCTGGATCTTCGGTCTCGGCGCGATCGTCGCGATCACCGTGTGGATCACGGCGAAGTCCAACTAA